The window CGCGCTAAAGCATTGGGTGAAATCAAGAACGTTCAGTGGTTACCTGAATGGGGTCAAAGCCGTATCGAAGGTATGGTTGAAGGTCGCCCTGAATGGTGTATCTCTCGTCAACGTACTTGGGGTGTGCCAATTGCTCTGTTCGTTCATAAAGAAACACAAGAACTTCACCCTGATACGCGTGTGCTGATTGAAAAAGTAGCGCAGCTTGTTGAGCAGAAAGGCATTCAAGCCTGGTGGGATCTCAATCCTGCTGAGTTAATGGGCGAAGCTGATGCCGCTAACTACGAGAAAGTACTCGATACACTAGACGTATGGTTCGATTCTGGTGTTACGCACTTCTCTGTAGTAGATAGCCGCGAAGAATATAATGGTCATTCAGCTGATCTATACCTAGAAGGTTCAGATCAGCACCGTGGTTGGTTCCAGTCTTCATTAGTTTCATCGGTAGCAATGAAAGGTAAGGCACCTTACAACCAAGTATTAACACACGGTTTCGTGGTTGATGGACAAGGTCGTAAGATGTCTAAATCTGTTGGTAACGTTGTTGCACCAAAAGATGTAACGAATAAGCTAGGTGCTGATATCTTGCGTCTATGGGTTGCATCAACGGATTACACTGGCGAAGTGGCGGTTTCTGATGAAATTCTAAAGCGTTCAGCTGATGCGTATCGTCGTATTCGTAACACAGCGCGTTTCTTCTTAGCTAACTTGAATGGCTTCAACCCAGAAACAGATTTAGTTGCACCAGAAGAAATGGTGGCATTGGATCGTTGGGCTGTGGGTCGTGCAATGGAAGCACAAGAAGAAATCATTAAAGCGTATGACGGATACAACCTACACGGTGTAACACAGCGTCTGATGCAGTTCTGTTCTGTTGAGATGGGTTCTTTCTACTTAGATGTAATCAAAGACCGTCAGTACACGGCGAAACAGGGTGGCCACGCACAACGTAGTTGTCAAACAGCGCTTTTCTACATTGTTGAAGCATTGGTTCGTTGGATGGCTCCGATTATGTCATTCACTGCTGATGAAATCTGGAACGAAATGCCAGCTTCTCAAGGTAACGGTGAGCAGCGTGATAAGTTCGTCTTTACTGGCGAATGGTTCGAAGGTTTATTTGGTCTTGCAGACGACGAAGTAATGAATGATGAATTCTGGGCTGAAATTCAACAAGTTCGTGGTGCGGTAAACAAACTGCTTGAACTTGCGCGTAAAGACAAAGTGATTGGTGGTTCTTTGCAAGCAGAAATCACTTTGCATGCAAATGAAACATTAGCAGCGAAGCTGAATACGCTTGAAGATGAACTACGTTTTGTATTGTTAACATCTAAAGCTGCTGTTGCTATTACAGACAGCATGCCTGAAGGCGCGCAAAAGACTGACGTTGAAGGTCTATTTGTGACAGTTAACGCATCTGAAGCGGCGAAGTGTGATCGTTGTTGGCACCATGTTGCTGATGTTGGCACTATCGAAGGC is drawn from Photobacterium profundum SS9 and contains these coding sequences:
- the ileS gene encoding isoleucine--tRNA ligase → MSDYKDTLNLPETGFPMRGNLAQREPVMLKRWDDEDLYGEIRKAKKGNKSFILHDGPPYANGDIHIGHALNKILKDIIIKSKTLSGFDAPYIPGWDCHGLPIELMVEKKWGKPGRKLTAAEFRQKCREYAAGQVEGQKESFIRLGVLGQWDKPYRTMDFATEANIIRSLGKVAENDHLLKGFKPVHWCTDCGSALAEAEVEYQDKVSPSIDVKFKAVDEAGVVAKFNCAEGHEGQGDVSVVIWTTTPWTMPANRAVAVRDDLEYVLVQVEADAANDKAAYRLIVAAELAKDVMDRAGIEHFHNLGFCKGADLELMRFNHPFYSFDVPIVLGDHVTTESGTGCVHTAPGHGQEDFVVGQKYGLEIANPVGSNGVYLPDTELFAGQHVFKANDVVVETLKEHGALLHHHAYEHSYPHCWRHKTPIIFRATPQWFISMDKAGLRAKALGEIKNVQWLPEWGQSRIEGMVEGRPEWCISRQRTWGVPIALFVHKETQELHPDTRVLIEKVAQLVEQKGIQAWWDLNPAELMGEADAANYEKVLDTLDVWFDSGVTHFSVVDSREEYNGHSADLYLEGSDQHRGWFQSSLVSSVAMKGKAPYNQVLTHGFVVDGQGRKMSKSVGNVVAPKDVTNKLGADILRLWVASTDYTGEVAVSDEILKRSADAYRRIRNTARFFLANLNGFNPETDLVAPEEMVALDRWAVGRAMEAQEEIIKAYDGYNLHGVTQRLMQFCSVEMGSFYLDVIKDRQYTAKQGGHAQRSCQTALFYIVEALVRWMAPIMSFTADEIWNEMPASQGNGEQRDKFVFTGEWFEGLFGLADDEVMNDEFWAEIQQVRGAVNKLLELARKDKVIGGSLQAEITLHANETLAAKLNTLEDELRFVLLTSKAAVAITDSMPEGAQKTDVEGLFVTVNASEAAKCDRCWHHVADVGTIEGHEEVCGRCVTNISGEGEERKFA